The following is a genomic window from Gemmatimonadaceae bacterium.
GCGACAGCGGGCGCGACATGTGCACGCCGCCATGCGCGCCAGCCATCCGCCGCTCGAGCCACAGCCCGTAGCGCGATAACGCGGCACTGCCACAGAAATAAATCCCGCCCACGAACACGAATGCCTCGGTATAGAATCCGAGCCAGCTCGGATCCTGCGCCGCCGATCGCGCGGTGTTCAGCAGATCGAACAGCCCGATGATCACGATGAGGCTCGTGTCCTGAAAGAATCCGACCGCGATCGAGATGAACGACGGCAGCACCGTACGCAGGGCCTCGGGCAGGATGATGCGCTGCATCGTTTGCCACCAGCCGAGTCCTAACGCAAGGCCGGCGTCGAGCCGACGAGCCGGGACGAGCTGCAACCCCGACCGCACCGCCTCGGCCAGGTACGCGGACGCAAACACGATCACGGCCGCCTGGGCCAGCGTCAGCTTGTCCACGCTCAAGCCGGTGGGCAGCGCGAGCGGAAACACCAACACGGCCACGTAGAGCACGGCGATGAGCGGCACGCCGCGCACCACTTCGACGATGGCCGTCGCGGCCGCGCGCGGCAGCGGCCGCCGCGACCGGCGGCCTAACGCAAGCAGGATGCCGATCGGAAAGCCGCCGGCCAGCCCGATGGCCGTGAGCATGATGGTCACCGGCAAGCCGCCCCACTGCTGGGTCGGCACGACGCTCATGCCTAACCCGCCGCGCATGACGACGAACGCCAGCGCGAGTCCCGCGGCCCACGCCGCGAGAAGCCAGCGCGTCCAATACTTCGGGATGGCGGTGCAGACCACGAGCGCGACGAGCACCGCGGCCGCCAGCCCGGGACGCCACCGGAGGGCAGCAGGATACAGTCCGAAGAGAATGAAGCCGGCCTTGTGTCCGATGAACGCCCAACACGCTCCGCCGGCGGCGCGACGACAATCCGCAGGCGCGCCGGTCCACGTCGCCTGCACGATCGCCCACCGAACGAGCGGGACGACGATGGCCGCCGCCACCGCCGCAACGATCACCGTGACACCGGCGGCAGCCGGCGTCGCAACGCATCGGCGAACCGCAGTCGACACTGCAGACGCGCGCGCGGTGCGGTGCATGCGTGCCGTCACGAGAGTGCGGATCCGGTGCGCAGCAGGTGCGCGTTGTATCGCCCTAACGCCGCCGCCACGAGCAAGCTGAGCGACAGATACACCGCGATCATGATCAACATCGTCTCGATGCTGTGCCCCGTCTGGTTCCCGGCCGTGTTCAGGATGCTCACGACGTCCGGGAATCCGATGGCGACGGCCAGGCTCGAATTCTTGATGAGACTCACGCAGTTGGTCGCGAGGAGCGGGACCATCGCCCGCAGCGCCACGGGCATCACCACCAGCCGCAGCGTCTGCCAACGCGACATGCCTAACGCACCGGCCGCGTCGCGCTGGCCGCGCGGCACCGCGAGCACCGCGCCGCGCACCACCTCCGAGATGTGCGCGGACTGGTGGAGCACGAGCGCCGCCAAGAGCGCGGCCAGCTCGGGCGACAGCGTCACACCGCCGGCGAAATTGAACCCTCGCAGCTGCGCGACCGCGACGGCCGGCGGATGGACGGCCGCCGAGACGAGCGTCGCCACCCCAAGCACCGCGGGCGCGATCCACCCGCCTAACCGCCGCCGCAGCGCAAGCGCGATCACCGTGGCCGCGGCCAGCACGATCGTCCATCCGCCGATGGTCATCGCCGGCAAGACCAACCCGCGATCGGAGAGAAACACGCCGTGCAGCGGAGTCAGCGCGTGCTGCGGCGGGGGCAGCTCGTGCAAGCTCGCGGCGAGAAACAGCAGCAACAGGAGCAGCGGCGTGTTGCGCACGATCTCGACCGCCGCGCGGATCAATCCGCGCAACGCAGGATTGGGCGACAACCGCAGAATGCCGGCGATGAATCCGACGATGATGGCGAGCACGCATCCCAGCGCCGACACCAGCGCGGTGTTGAGCAGTCCGACGAGGATCGCTCGTCCGATACTATCAGCCGGCGAGAACGACAACCACCAGGTATCGCCGATCTCGAAATTGGCGGGATGCCCGAGGAACCCGAAGCCGAGCGTTAGACCACGTTGGGCGAGACTAACGCTGGTGTTGCGGGCCAGCCACCACACGACCACCGCCGTGAGGCCGAGGGCGGCCCCCTGGGCTATGGCGGCTCGGCGATCCGCGGCCGGCCGCATTACCGGAACGGCGGCGAGTAGAGCAGCCCTCCGTCCGTCCACAGCTTGTTGAGCCCGCGATCGATGCCCAACGGCGTCGCGGGTCCGAGGTTGCGGTCGAAGATGTCCTTGTAGTTGCCGACCTTCTCGATCACGTGCAGCGTCCACTGCGGATCGAGCCCCAGCCCATCGGTTGCGCCCGGCTCCAAGCCCAGAAAGCGGCGGATGGAAGGATCCGTGGTCTGCGCAAATTGCGCCGCGTTCTTCTGATCGATGCCGAACTCCTCGGCCTGCACCGTCGCGTGGAACACCCAGTTCACGATTTCCAACCACGCATCGTCGCCGGTGCGCATGACGGCGGCGATGGGCTCCTTCGAGATCCGGTCGGGCAGCACCACATAGTCAGCCGGATGCTGCAACATGGTGCGTGTGGTGGCGAGCCCGGCGCCGTCCTGGCTGATGGCGTCGCACCGCCCGCCGGCAAGCGCGCCCACCGCGGCGCGCAAATCTTCCATTACCACCGGATGAAACGTGATCTTGTTGCGCCGAGCGAAGTCGGTGAGGTTGAGCTCCGTGGTCGTGCCCTGCTGCACACAGATGGTGGCGCCGTCGAGCATGCTCGCCTTGGTCACCTTGGACGACTTGGCGACCAGAAAGCCCTGGCCATCGTAGAAATAGATGGGCCCGAAGTGAAAATGTTGTCGTAAGGCGCGGCTGCTCGTGATGGTGGTGCCGTTCACGAGCACATCCACCTCGCCCGACTGCAGCCCCGAAAAGCGCTGTTCCTGCGTGTACGGAATGAACTGCACCTTGTCCGGATCGTCGAACAGCGCCACGCCTAACGCCCGACAGAAATCGACGTCGAAGCCGCGCCAGCGGCCGGCATCGTCCGGGGTGGCGAAGCCGGCGCCTTCGGTGATGCCGCATTTCACCGCGCCCCGCGCGCGGATGGCGCTGAGCGTGGGCGTAGCGCCGCCCCCGCCGGGCTCGTTAGGCGATGCGCCGGGCGCGCTCTCTGTACACGCCGCCAGCGCCGCGGCAACGCCCACCGCCGCCGCGAGTCGCTCGGCCCGCCGCCACATGCCTAACCGAGCGGCGCGCCTCACGACGCTCCGGCCGCCGACCGAAGCCGCTCGAACCCGCGCTCGAGATCGGCAATGAGATCGGTGGGATCCTCGAGCCCGATGTGCAACCGAATGTACGGCCCGCCTCCAGCCGATTGCCACTGTGTCGCCGTGCGATACGGTCCCGGACGCATCGGGATCGCGAGACTCTCGAATCCACCGAAACTCACGCCCTTCCCGAACAACTCGAGCGCGTCCAGCATCGCTTCCATCGCCGCCTTCGGCACAGGCGCCAGCGACACGCCGAACAGGCCGCTGGCGCCGGTGAAGTCGCGCGCCCACAGCGCATGCCCCGGGTCGGACGCGAGCGCCGGGTAATGCACGCGCGCTACCTCCGGCCGCGTGCACAGCCACTCCGCCACCGCCCGCGCGTTCCGATAGTGCCGGTCCATCCGCACGCCTAACGTGCGCAGCCCGCGCAGCGCGAGATACGCGTCGTCGCCGCCCACGCAATAGCCCAGCTCCGCCACCGCCGATCGCACGCGCTCGTACAACTTCTCGGTTGTCGTGATGGTACCGAGCATTACATCGCTGTGGCCGCCGATGTACTTGGTGGCCGCCTGGATCGACACATCGACGCCGCGCGCCAGCGCAGGGAAGAAGTACGGACTGGCCCACGTGTTGTCCATCACCACGACGATGCCGGCGTCGTGCGCCGCCGCCGCTATCGCGGGCACGTCCTGCACCTCGAACGTCATCGATCCCGGCGATTCGACGAACACCACCCGCGTCTCGGCCTCGAACAACGTGCGAATGTCCGCGCCGATCAACGGATCATAGTACGTGGTCCGCACGCCGCGCTTGGGCAGCGTCGCATCGCAGAACTTGCGCGTCGATGCGTACGCCGTGTCCACCATGAGCACGTGGTCGCCGTGCTGCGTGAGCGCGTCGAGAGCGGTCGTCACCGCCGCCAACCCCGATGGCAAAAGCATTGCGCGATAGCCGCCTTCGACTGCAGCAATCGCCTCCTCGAGGGCGAATGTCGTCGGGGTGCCGAGCTGTCCATAACGCACGACATCGAAGCGCGTCGCCGGATTTCGCGAACGTTCGTACGTCGCCACGGTAGGGAAGAGAATCGTCGAAGCGCGATACACCGGCGGATTCACCGCGCCGTGCCGCTCCGATGGATCCCCGCCCGAATGCGTGAGCAGCGTGTCGATCGACTGACGCGTCGTCATGCCTCAAGGTACGGACGCGACGCGTCCGCGGAAGAGCCATGCGCGCACGTCATCGTGCGCGATAGCCGGTGGTCCGCTCAGCTCGCACGCAGCGCGTCGGCACGATGTGCCGCGGCCGACGCGCCCGAGGCGCCCAACGCATCGAGCACCTGCGCGTACAGTCGCCAGCCCCAGATGTTGCGCGGCCGCTTCGTCGTGCGCTCGGCGAGCAGCTCATCAGCCACCGGGAGGCGGCGCGCCCGCCACGCCGCATCGATCAGCAGCTGCTCGAACAAATCCCGTTGGGCATGGCTGCCGCCGATGCGCTTGATCCGATCGCGCACCGGCGCGAGCAGATCGACCACGACGCCGTAGTCGCCGCGACGGTGCGCCACCACCGCGCGTGCAAGCGGCAAGCCGACGTCCGCCATTACCGTGGCTTCGGTGTGTTCACCAAGACGCGCGAACCGCTCGCACGACTCGATGAACTCGCCCACGCCCTGCGTATCACCCACTGCCGCGAGCGCCATGAGATAGTGCAGGTCGACGAACACGAGTGCATGGTCGTGCTGATGACCCCGGGCGCAGTCGGCGAGCTCGCGCCACCGCGACCCGACGTCCACCCCCGCCTGCTCGAGACGCCACAGCAGCGACACCGCATTCGTCACATCGAGATACTCGTCCGTGGACACTCGGCGAATTTCGGCGTCGTAGAGGTCGAGGACCCTGTCGTGGCGGTCGAGATCGAGATGGTAGAGCGCCTCGTGCCAGCGCAGGTGCAGCGTGAAGTTGTTGCAGTGGCTCCAGTGCGGCGCGACGTCGCGAATCCACGTGAGGCCATCGCCTAACCGACCCTGCATTTCGGCCACGTGGGCGACGGCGTGCGCCGCCCAGATGTCGCTCGGGTTGATTTCGACGGCGCGACGCCCGGTGGATTCCGCGCGCGCGTAGTCGCCCGATTCCTCGAGCGCGTACGCGTGGCAGCCTAACACATAGCCGTAGCCCGGCATCTGCGGACCCCACGCCGGCAGCGCGCGCTCGATGGTGACCCGCATCCGCGCACTCTCGCCCAGGTACGACAGCACGAACTGCGACACGCGCAAAGCGATGATGTCGAGAGGCGCGTGGTCCAACGCTGCGTCCCAGTGGTGCACGGCGCCGCGGAGGTCGCCGTTGCACCAGGCGTCCAGAGCCGCCACGTGCGACCGCTCGCGCGGCGCGAGCGCCGACGTGCGACCGGCCGCCCGGCAGGCGTTGTCGAGCGCGGTCGCGGCGAGCGCGAATCCCGCGCGCTTGCTCGACAGAAGATTGAAATAGCCGTCCATGCAATGCGCGAGCACGCAAGACGGGTCATCGGCCAGCACGGCATCGAGCCGCCCGCGCGCGTCGCTTCGCGCGCCGAGGTAGGCGTCGATGGCTGCGTCGAGCCCGCGCACGCTCTCCGGCGTCGCCGCGAGGACGGGTTGGCCGCGTGCATCGGCAAAATTCGCTCTCAGCATGGCGCGCCGCCGCGGTGAATGGTGCTGGTCCGCGTGACCATCGCGGGGCAGCGCGTCAGGCCGGCTCGGTGATCCAGTAGCGCACCACCGGATCGCCGGTGTTCACCACTTTGTGTGCCCACACCAGACCGGCCAGGCCGGCGCCCGGCGCGCGCACGCGCTCCACGACTTCGCCGAACACGTTGCAAATCTGCGCGACCTCCTGTCCTGCCGCGATGTCGTCGCCGACGCGCACGCCTAACCGAAGTAGCCCCGACTTCGACGCGCGCACCACCACACGGTCGCGGGCTGCGATCCGCGGGCCATTCGTCGGCCGCCCTCCGTCCAACATGCCGAGATGACGCATCACGTTGTCCGCACCCTCCATGTGGGTGCGGACATCCGTCTCATCGAGCGTGCCGTTGCCACCGCACTCGGCGAGGATCGAGACGACGCCGTTGCGGCACGCCGAATGATTGAGCGAGCCCGCGAACGGGGGAATCGTGCCGCCGTCCGTGGCTAGTGAAATTAAGCGAGGCGTGAAGGCGCGCGCCAAGGCTTCGCCTTTTTCGTCGAGATCACGACGACCGGTGAGCGCATAGCCGGCGAACGGAAACAGCATCTCGCCCAGGTCCCCGGCATGGAAGTCGATGTGATACTGGGCCGCGCCGATCACCTCGCGCAGCAGCACATCGGCGAGGATCTCGGAAATGGATCCGTCGCGGCGGCCGGGAGCGATCCGGTTCAGGTTGAGTCCGTCGAGCGGTGAGACGAAGCCGGTGCGATGCTCGAACATGCGCATGTTGGACACGGGCACGCCGATCACGGCGCCGTGGAGCGTGTCGGGTTGGATCCCCTGCAACAGCCGCATCACGGCATCGATCGGCGCGTACTCGGCCGCGTGGACGCCGGCGGTGAAACAGAGTACCGGACCGTCTTCGCGACCGTTGATGAGGACGAGCGGCAACTGGATGGGGCCGCCCGGCGTCTCCCCGATGGCGAGCCAGCCGCGCGCTTTCTCTCCCGGCGCGGCGGTGATGTCGCGGATGCGAAGGGGAGCGCGCATCGCCTCAGTTTGCGGCCGCGCCGGCGGCGGCGCCCGTGCCTAACGAATGGTATGCCGAGGCCAGGCGGCGTACGCCCTCGTCGATCTCGTCGAGCCCGGCGTGGCTGAACGCCACGCGGATGAATCGCCCGCGTTGATCGCCGCCGCCGTTGGCGAAGAATTTGCTGCCGGCGATCACGATCACGCCGGCGTCGGCGGCACGGCGCGCGAGCGCATCGCCGTCCACGCCGGCCGGCAGCGAGAGCCACAGATAGTAGCCGCCGTTAGGCGCCTGGAACGCGACCTCGGGCAGCTCGCGCTCGAACGCGCGCACCATCCGGTTGCGGTGCGCCCGATACGTCTCCTGGACGCGCGTCGTGTGCGCGTCCAGACGGCCGGCGCGGCAGAACTCGAGGATCACGCGCTGCGTAAGCGGGCAGGAGCCGGCGTCGGTCTTGAGCTGCGCCATGCGCGCCAACAGATC
Proteins encoded in this region:
- a CDS encoding amino acid ABC transporter permease — protein: MTARMHRTARASAVSTAVRRCVATPAAAGVTVIVAAVAAAIVVPLVRWAIVQATWTGAPADCRRAAGGACWAFIGHKAGFILFGLYPAALRWRPGLAAAVLVALVVCTAIPKYWTRWLLAAWAAGLALAFVVMRGGLGMSVVPTQQWGGLPVTIMLTAIGLAGGFPIGILLALGRRSRRPLPRAAATAIVEVVRGVPLIAVLYVAVLVFPLALPTGLSVDKLTLAQAAVIVFASAYLAEAVRSGLQLVPARRLDAGLALGLGWWQTMQRIILPEALRTVLPSFISIAVGFFQDTSLIVIIGLFDLLNTARSAAQDPSWLGFYTEAFVFVGGIYFCGSAALSRYGLWLERRMAGAHGGVHMSRPLSLTTAAPPE
- a CDS encoding ABC transporter permease subunit (The N-terminal region of this protein, as described by TIGR01726, is a three transmembrane segment that identifies a subfamily of ABC transporter permease subunits, which specificities that include histidine, arginine, glutamine, glutamate, L-cystine (sic), the opines (in Agrobacterium) octopine and nopaline, etc.), with amino-acid sequence MRPAADRRAAIAQGAALGLTAVVVWWLARNTSVSLAQRGLTLGFGFLGHPANFEIGDTWWLSFSPADSIGRAILVGLLNTALVSALGCVLAIIVGFIAGILRLSPNPALRGLIRAAVEIVRNTPLLLLLLFLAASLHELPPPQHALTPLHGVFLSDRGLVLPAMTIGGWTIVLAAATVIALALRRRLGGWIAPAVLGVATLVSAAVHPPAVAVAQLRGFNFAGGVTLSPELAALLAALVLHQSAHISEVVRGAVLAVPRGQRDAAGALGMSRWQTLRLVVMPVALRAMVPLLATNCVSLIKNSSLAVAIGFPDVVSILNTAGNQTGHSIETMLIMIAVYLSLSLLVAAALGRYNAHLLRTGSALS
- a CDS encoding amino acid ABC transporter substrate-binding protein, with amino-acid sequence MRRAARLGMWRRAERLAAAVGVAAALAACTESAPGASPNEPGGGGATPTLSAIRARGAVKCGITEGAGFATPDDAGRWRGFDVDFCRALGVALFDDPDKVQFIPYTQEQRFSGLQSGEVDVLVNGTTITSSRALRQHFHFGPIYFYDGQGFLVAKSSKVTKASMLDGATICVQQGTTTELNLTDFARRNKITFHPVVMEDLRAAVGALAGGRCDAISQDGAGLATTRTMLQHPADYVVLPDRISKEPIAAVMRTGDDAWLEIVNWVFHATVQAEEFGIDQKNAAQFAQTTDPSIRRFLGLEPGATDGLGLDPQWTLHVIEKVGNYKDIFDRNLGPATPLGIDRGLNKLWTDGGLLYSPPFR
- the metC gene encoding cystathionine beta-lyase, encoding MTTRQSIDTLLTHSGGDPSERHGAVNPPVYRASTILFPTVATYERSRNPATRFDVVRYGQLGTPTTFALEEAIAAVEGGYRAMLLPSGLAAVTTALDALTQHGDHVLMVDTAYASTRKFCDATLPKRGVRTTYYDPLIGADIRTLFEAETRVVFVESPGSMTFEVQDVPAIAAAAHDAGIVVVMDNTWASPYFFPALARGVDVSIQAATKYIGGHSDVMLGTITTTEKLYERVRSAVAELGYCVGGDDAYLALRGLRTLGVRMDRHYRNARAVAEWLCTRPEVARVHYPALASDPGHALWARDFTGASGLFGVSLAPVPKAAMEAMLDALELFGKGVSFGGFESLAIPMRPGPYRTATQWQSAGGGPYIRLHIGLEDPTDLIADLERGFERLRSAAGAS
- a CDS encoding tetratricopeptide repeat protein — its product is MLRANFADARGQPVLAATPESVRGLDAAIDAYLGARSDARGRLDAVLADDPSCVLAHCMDGYFNLLSSKRAGFALAATALDNACRAAGRTSALAPRERSHVAALDAWCNGDLRGAVHHWDAALDHAPLDIIALRVSQFVLSYLGESARMRVTIERALPAWGPQMPGYGYVLGCHAYALEESGDYARAESTGRRAVEINPSDIWAAHAVAHVAEMQGRLGDGLTWIRDVAPHWSHCNNFTLHLRWHEALYHLDLDRHDRVLDLYDAEIRRVSTDEYLDVTNAVSLLWRLEQAGVDVGSRWRELADCARGHQHDHALVFVDLHYLMALAAVGDTQGVGEFIESCERFARLGEHTEATVMADVGLPLARAVVAHRRGDYGVVVDLLAPVRDRIKRIGGSHAQRDLFEQLLIDAAWRARRLPVADELLAERTTKRPRNIWGWRLYAQVLDALGASGASAAAHRADALRAS
- a CDS encoding succinylglutamate desuccinylase/aspartoacylase family protein, encoding MRAPLRIRDITAAPGEKARGWLAIGETPGGPIQLPLVLINGREDGPVLCFTAGVHAAEYAPIDAVMRLLQGIQPDTLHGAVIGVPVSNMRMFEHRTGFVSPLDGLNLNRIAPGRRDGSISEILADVLLREVIGAAQYHIDFHAGDLGEMLFPFAGYALTGRRDLDEKGEALARAFTPRLISLATDGGTIPPFAGSLNHSACRNGVVSILAECGGNGTLDETDVRTHMEGADNVMRHLGMLDGGRPTNGPRIAARDRVVVRASKSGLLRLGVRVGDDIAAGQEVAQICNVFGEVVERVRAPGAGLAGLVWAHKVVNTGDPVVRYWITEPA